The proteins below are encoded in one region of Nilaparvata lugens isolate BPH chromosome X, ASM1435652v1, whole genome shotgun sequence:
- the LOC111050159 gene encoding gametocyte-specific factor 1 homolog: MLQNKRVDPTRDLVTCPFISARVIVASRLGNHLLKCQKNYPDMDKAKCKFNSDHIVPKHELDHHEANCTYRRNWEHFTQRVGASTCPVTNAVPIHVEVPDSIEDWDNVPVVQNVVSPLDVIQQKIVDERVMRPLAKNGLTKSERKLFTLAEQRRLERLQQEKAMDEERAKAQGAAGEKKDKKSKSDLDSNTPLRLPKT; encoded by the coding sequence ATGTTGCAAAACAAAAGGGTGGATCCCACCAGGGACCTGGTGACATGCCCATTTATCAGTGCTCGTGTTATTGTGGCTTCTCGTCTCGGCAATCACCTGCTAAAATGCCAGAAAAATTATCCAGACATGGATAAAGCAAAATGTAAATTCAACTCTGATCACATTGTGCCAAAACACGAGTTAGACCATCATGAGGCAAACTGCACCTACCGTAGGAACTGGGAACATTTTACCCAGAGAGTGGGAGCTTCCACCTGCCCGGTAACCAATGCGGTTCCTATTCATGTTGAAGTCCCTGATTCTATCGAGGACTGGGATAATGTCCCTGTAGTGCAGAACGTTGTGTCTCCGCTGGATGTTATACAGCAGAAAATCGTGGATGAACGAGTGATGCGACCGCTGGCGAAGAACGGGCTGACAAAATCAGAGCGCAAACTATTCACTTTGGCCGAGCAGCGTCGCTTGGAACGCCTTCAACAAGAGAAGGCAATGGACGAAGAGAGAGCTAAAGCACAAGGGGCAGCAGGAGAGAAGAAAGACAAGAAATCCAAGTCCGATTTGGACTCAAATACGCCGCTACGTCTGCCAAAGACTTga